The Raphanus sativus cultivar WK10039 chromosome 6, ASM80110v3, whole genome shotgun sequence sequence ATCATTGAACTTGTCAACAAGGATTTGTGGTGATATGCTCTTGTTTCCCATTGTTATTCTTGGTTCTTCTGTCACTGATTCCAACCTAGGCGTATTAAAGTTAATTATACTTTGATTCTCAGAGGCGATCTTTTGGCGAGGTTTGTAGAAGCTTTAGGTGGTATGTAAGTTTCTATTTTCTCTCGGTGACTCCAATCAGCATTCAACATATCCCAATGCTATGGGCTTTCAATTGATTTTCCATGGTAGTGTTGCCGCTTATACTTTTTGCAGGTCTTAGAATATGTTTGGTTCAAGTTGCAGTGGTCTTACTCGTGTCCGTCTTTGTGTTACCGTTCTTGGTTTGGAGGTTCTTTGGTCTTTCGGTCCAAGATAGGGTTTTGGCATCATAAGCAATGTATAGCTGGGTTATTGGGCATGCTTCATGGGTTAGTGTCCTTTCGCTCCTTTCTCTTCTAGTTCGTCTAGCGTTTCAGCGACAGTGTTGGTTATGAACCTTGTGGCGTTTATGGGAAAcatgtaacatcccgagttgtgatatacagaaatgcttaagagaattgatttgactacctatgtcaccaaagttgatttactttttccgtcacacatccgtttagaactctagagttaagcgtgcttgggctggagtagtgaaaggatggatgatctatcgggaagtgattcgcgatatcgtgtgagtgaggccaaagtacggggaaaggtcgggtggtgattgtaGGGACAGTAGACAATGATTTCGAGCAttggaaaaattaacgaccaAACGTCGGATAGAacggggcccacgggccgagagagcgggcgtggatggcccattagccgtggacggtcggggcgttataagtggtatcagagccaggttagccgtctcagttctgacctgagaggcattttgagacctgtcgtggggcgcaacgaggatgttgcgttctttgagaagggatgaattgtaacatcccgagttgtgatatacggaaaagtttaagagaattaatttggctacctatgtcaccaaagttgatttaccttttccgtcacacatccgtttagaactccagagttaagcgtgcttgagcttgAGTAGTGAAatgatgggtgacctatcgggaagtgatttgcGATAtcgtgtgagtgaggccaaagtacggggaaaggtcgggtggtgattgtaAGGACAGTAGACAATGATTTCGAGCTTTgaaaaaattaacgaccgaacGTCGGATAGAATGGGGCCCATGGACCGAGAGAACGGACGTGGGTGGcacattagccgtgggcggtcggggcgttataAAACCAGTTACTCCAGAAACAACACATGAAATTCCAGCATAAAAAAAAAGCTGAGGAAAACTTCATTTTCATATAGTCATCAGGGAATGACAACTGATTTCTCAGAATTCTAAATGCAGACCAGCGGAATAAGCAGTATTTAATAGGTGGACGAAACtagtttttgtaataaattaacttgaaattttttgttcaaaaccAGTTTGTGAACGGAtctgattttatgatttttcgggttgaaccaatatatattaaaaaaacatggGACTGTAGATAAGAAATGGGACCGTGAGTATTGACTGAAGATAGCAGAGTTTACAGAAGTCGACGTTAAGAGAAACCATTTCTTGTAGCTCCAGCTTCCTCGGGGATAGAATCTTTTGCTAAAGCCACATGCTACATTTTGTCCTCTTTCTCTCTTACCGCACACGATACTACACAACATATCTTATATCTATGGTTACATGTGGTGATTACTAGTTTGCTTGCAAGTTATTAATGATCATTACTTGTCACTAATTACTATGTAGAGtatttataattaaactaaCAAAATTAGAAACTGACCGAAGTCAATCACGTATGATATCATGTATCAGTACCGTAGATATAAATCTTTATCGAAGTACAAAATGATTTAAATCAATACGACACCAACATGGGCTTTCTACTCCCCAACATCAAATATTTACATTAGTCCTTACTAAAACAAAATGACTCAACCGTCCGTGGTTAAGAGCATCTCctatataaatttcatttttttttcaaaatagaataaaaatgattataaaataaaaatgtttcaacctcactttattttttactccataatggagtaatgaacaaaaaaataataaaatatttcatttattgaGTAAATTTAATTATGGAATAGAAAATAGAGCGaagttgaaatattatttactcCATAGTCACATTTACTCAATTCCAGAGAAGAAAATAGAGATGCTCTAATGGATTTTCTATTCCCCAACTGTCCACAGCTAATAAGTCTTCCACTCTCGTCGATCTTATTCTGTGCAACAAACGGTATTAATCTTTCAAATACtcgaaaattttatatactgtttCTGTAATCAATATCATCGAAAGCATTTTTTTGATCAGAAACAGTCATTTCTCAGAACATTACCACCTTGATGATGTTTTGAGAGATAACTGCGTTTATGACCAACAAAATGTCAAAGCGTCCACAATCTATATAAACtgtcatatatacatatatatacaaacgTGTGAAGAGGAGGAACAAACACCCCAAGAACTTTCAAACTTATAGCCATATGAAAAGTCATGCCCACTGTGGACACACATATGTCCACACCACTACTATAATTAAAGTTTGGAATGTTTGTTATTTTAGCAACGACTTTTTGTCACAATAGCAACGATTAAAATTGgaacttttaagttggttttaCTTTACATATAAGATTATATCTTGTTGtacatttttttatctaagactCAAGTCCATACTAAACTCCAAATATTTATAATGCCTAcgtaaaatatacaaatgtgCAGACGACAAAGAAATGTAATGAGAATGAATTATTGACCTCGACCAACCAAATTATCTACTTTATAATTTGTTATGCATCTCTCTAAGGTCAACACTTGTTTCCATATGCCTAACAAAAGGATTTTTATGTCCTAAAAACATCATTATTAGTGGACGGAGAAAAAAGCccttagctttttttttttttttttctgtcatgAAAAGCATAAGGCAGCCTTTATATAGGAGATTTTCTCCCATTTTTTCCTCGGTcctttctccttttcttttaaGGACTGGCTTAAGGCCCTTCCAATATCGATGGTCTAAGAGACGACAAACAAGTTTATATGCTTTTTTCAAGCATAATTCGGATTCGGGACTTTTTTTTAATCGAGCTATTATCTCATTTATCATTTGAGGTACCATACTTCGACTAGATAAAGAGTACCTTTGGggtattttttaaaacaaaagaatctCATCGaaacttttataatagaaatcaAGCTGCTTTCAAATTATTCATGTGGTCGGTAACATTAGTACTTAATATATAACTCTAGGTAGAAAGCATTTATACTTCCGGTAGAATTGTTGATTCTTTAGCACAATCATTCGTCTACACGTtgcttataagttataacaaaTGTAATACATTAAATATAGTCCATTTACTAACCAACTAAAAATCTTGTGCTGGTCCAAATTTCCACGCCTCGGTGTGTGGTTGCGACTTAAGAAGTGGCGCAAATTCCTTTGTTTATCTAACGCAAATTCAACTGAGACATAGCTTCTGTGTCGTGGACCTTGTGGTGCATGTATCTTTCGTTTACTTCCAATTTAGAGTTCGGCGGACTCTAATTAGAGAAAGTGTAAAACTTGTAGAAGGTAAATAAAtctacattttataaaaaaggaaaagaagaaacattGGAGACGGGGAGGGTCCATGTTCCATAGGCCTCGGTTCGAGCGGAGGACAGTTGGTCGGCGCACTTGCTTGACAATGATTGTGGTCTTGTGGACATCGTTCCTCCTCAAATTTGTTCATTCTTTTTAGTCCTGAACTTcatatcttaattatttttatgagtCTAATCGTTAGCAATATGTATTTTTCGACggttatgtttttcttttcttccaactgaaatattattaaaacagaacaTATTACACGAGCCCATAAACGGCCCAAAAAACACAATCCAACCGGAAAAAACAAGCCCACAAAGACAAACCGAGCCCCAAACCCAAAACGGAAAAACTGAGATCCAAGCGTCATACAAACGCACCACGTATCCTTCCCACATGTTGACCACTGCAACACCACAGAAACACGTGTCGGTCTCTGAAGCTTCATCATCTCAAACGGCCGAAGCAAACCGCCGGAACCAAACACCACCGCTTCACCGGATCGCGAATCACCGACTCCATCCCAAGTAGAGGTCGACGCTGAAACAGACTGACACACAAACCCCGGACTCACCGAGACATCTTCACGACCACCGAATCCACCTCCAACGACTGTATTAGAGGGAAAGGATTCGGGATCAATCACCACAGACCCGATCTTCAGACAGCTTCAGTCGGCTACACCGAAACCGCTTCTGAAATCGGCCACCAAACCCCACAAAGAAACACCTTTCAGTCAGCTCGATCGCATCTATGAAAATCGAAAGCCGGCGACCACTCCTGGAGAAGACACGGCGTGGTCCCAGAATCAAACGCCGGCGAAGCACAGTGAAGAGGCCACCGCTTCCCCGAAAACCGAAGGCGGACCACCACCGAAAGAAAACGTGCATGGCCGCAGTCTGAAACagagaaataaaagaagattaGAGACGAGGGCCGGAGCGGTGGCAGGAGCTGAACCCGCCGGCCGGAGACGTGATTTCCGGCGATGAAACTTAGAGAAAAGGCAGAACTGTTTTTTCTCTCTGTGCTTTTTTCGACGGTTATGTACATGTAGTTAGattggttaaaaaaaataaaactttaatgtAAATTTAACATTGACCAACATGTATAATGCCTTTATACTAGTTTAGCCAAATATAACGCAACGCATAAAAAGCCTGCttaaaaatttgtaataaaaagCTAGCCGGTAAATTTTAAGTGGTGGCGATCTTTTCATGTGGCATTAGCAGAACCCGAGTTTTTAGCTATTTTCAAAACAACCGTTAATGAAttaaactaaatcataaatatacgTTTTCGCTGGATGCATAGCAAATACAGCCAATACAAGTTTAGTAAACGGTTTTACAACCTCTTAACATTGAATTAAACTAATCCTGTTGAGTTTTTAAGACTTCAAATGTAATTTTCAGTATTAGCTAGTATTTGAATTATAGCACAACCAATACAGAAACGGATAGGTTGTTTTGTAATCCTCTGATAGCGCACTATCCCTTgcacaaaaagtttttaataatggacaagttaaaaacataatattttttttttggtaaaaagttaaaacataaTATGCTATACGCTTTGATACAACCACTGCATAGTTTTGAGATATCCTAattattttaggtttttaattcaGTTTTTGCTGGTAGGAAAAAAGTATGAACTGGTTAACTAGGATGACAGAGCAAGGGTAAGGGTCTTGTAATTTTAACATATCTCAAAATTCAATAGCTTTTGAGTAAAACAGAAGATTTATCAAAATATGATGAGTAAACTCTTTAGATCAACCGGAGAGTGACACATGTGCATATTATGAGTATAATTTTAGAGAAACCGACGGTTAACTTGCTTGCCGTCACGAATTTAAACCCCAACGCAAAGTAGAAATTACAGAAATGTATAAAATAGTGTAAATAAaaggcaaaaagaaaaagagagagagagagagcatggCACGATGTCATTATCATTTCAATCATACAAGCATGACTCAATGATGATCATTCATCGCTTGGAGCCTGGAAGCTCCATCATGCGGCAAAAGTCATCGAACCGAACAAAACCATCACCGTTCCTATCAACAGTCGCTATCATACGCACACACTCTTCTAACGTGCACCGCTCGTCTCCTATAACTCCAAAAACTCTATGCAACTCCTCCGCCGAGATCCTCCCGTCCCGGTCCGCGTCGAAAAACTCGAACACCTCCCTCATCTCCTCCGTCTCTACACACCCTTCTCCGGCGGATGTCCCAGCCACGCGGCTAGCCAGCTCCTCGAGGCTGATACAACCCTCAGCAGCGTCTACTTCTCTCAGCATCATGCTCACCTCTTCGGGACTCGGCGGTTCGGGGCTGAGCCTGCTAAGAAGCGCCGCGAGATCTCTCCTCGAAACCACACCGTCGTCGTCCCGGTCTATCAGCTTAAACGCTTGGACCAACTCGGTGTAGAAGTCACCTGAGTTTTGTGGGAGGAGGACACTGACGGGAGTAGCGGCGGGGCCTGGCTTGAGATCACCGtcggaggaagaggaggagctgaaggaagaaggttcagATCTGGAGACGGACGAAGAGGCTTTGGACTTGGACCGGAACATGCGTTTGAGGCTAGCGGCGAGCTTCATGATaccggagaagaagaaggaggagatGAGAAGAGGTTAGTATCTTGTTGGTGTGAGAGGAAAGAGGGAGGAAGGAAGGTATTAAATGGgggagagaaaagagagaagcCATGGGCAGCTTCCGCGAAGCTTCGTCGAGAGAGTggtttgatgattttgataCTTTAAATACCCTAAAACACTATCATATCTTTATTCATTCATTCCTCTATTTTCTtccttctttatttttaatcttttgcCTTTTCCTAGATTTAAAGAGAAAGcgattcaaaatttatttcGTCTTGTAACGTACACATGCAACGTATCTACTAGGAGAAAATACAAACGTAATCTATCTACTGTTTTCTTTCTCGTAGTAGGGGTTAATGAAAGAGTTTTAAGTTAAAGAAACGATAATATGCACTTGTCTCATAAACTACATAGGTTTTGTTTGCGTCTGGATTCGGTTCATTACTATTTTGTTTGCGTCTGGATTCAGTTCATTACT is a genomic window containing:
- the LOC108811721 gene encoding probable calcium-binding protein CML35; this translates as MKLAASLKRMFRSKSKASSSVSRSEPSSFSSSSSSDGDLKPGPAATPVSVLLPQNSGDFYTELVQAFKLIDRDDDGVVSRRDLAALLSRLSPEPPSPEEVSMMLREVDAAEGCISLEELASRVAGTSAGEGCVETEEMREVFEFFDADRDGRISAEELHRVFGVIGDERCTLEECVRMIATVDRNGDGFVRFDDFCRMMELPGSKR